The following DNA comes from Musa acuminata AAA Group cultivar baxijiao chromosome BXJ1-4, Cavendish_Baxijiao_AAA, whole genome shotgun sequence.
cataaaatatttacaaaagaATCGGTTACAAATTAACTCCCTTATAGAATACTCGTAGAAATATTTTCAGAAAATCAGAAGACAGTTCGAGACTTTACGAACCGGCTCTCCTACAAAATATTCGTAAGAAtattcttgaaagatcaaaaggtAATTCGGTACGGTTACGAACCGCCTTTTCTATAGGATATTCACAAGATATTCTCCACCTCTTTTTGAGATTAGTATAAAAACACATTCTTAGCTTCAGattaagagaaaaaaagagaaaaagaggtaTAACTAAATACTAACTTAAGCGGGATCGACTTGGGAAATCCACCGACCTCGATCTTTGTACAAGAATGAGATTGGAGAAACCTTGCTCTATCACTCACGGCTCCCTCCATATGGATCAGGGCCACATTGTGCTGATACAAACATCAACGATAATTTTATCTAATATATAGGATTTAAACTCATGATCTTGTAATAATATATAAGTTTTTATCCATaaaaaaggtatatatatatatatatatatatatatatatatactgtagaGAAGGTATCTTGTAACCATCCTGAACTTACCCTTGGACTTATATCCACGCAAGCAAGCAGGTGATAGGTCGTTTAGGCCTTTTGCTCCCATGGGTCTGGTGTGGTGCTTGTGTGATGGGTGATAGCTAGTTGGTTGTGTATTTTCTATCATTTATCACCCCTCAAGGCGTACTTCGGGGCCCTTACAAGAGGGGTTCGAAGTGTgacatctagttcatttggtatatTCAATGCATTATTCCTTGGTAGACTCAATTTCCATGCTTTGGGTGGATGCGATGATTTGATTTTTCTGACTCAAGTGCATTGGCCACGTTTTTTCTTATGCCTCCGCTATAGCGGGTTTTCTAATGCGGTCGAGTTTTTTCAACTCACATGACTTAAGCGCTATTCGCCCTAACCCTCCACCATAACAGGTCTTCTAATGCAGGTCAAGTTTTTTTTACTCACACACCTTGGGCGCCATTCGTCCGGTCCTCTGCTATAGCTAGTCTTCTAGCATGAGGTCAAGTTTTTCTGACATGCACCTTGGGCGCAATTTGGCTCGATCTTCCACCGTAGCGGGTCTTCTAGCACGGGTCAAATTTTCTCGACTCACATGCCTTGGGTGCAATTTAGCTTGAGCCTCTACCATAGAGGGTCTTATAGCATAGGTTGAGTTTTTTCGACTCATGCACCTCAAGCGTAATTTGGCCCGAGACTCCATCGTAGCTAGCTTTCTAGCATGGGTtgagttttctcgactcacaccTTGATCGTGATTCGGCCCAAGCCTTCGTTATAGAGGGTCTTATAGTGCAGGTCAAGTTTTTTTTGACTTATTGACTTGAGTTCGACCTTGCGCTTTCTATCATAGTGAATTTACTTCCGTGCTGATCGGGTTTTCCTGTCTTGAGTGTATTTAGCCTTGTGCTTCTACCGTAGTAAATTTATTTCAGTACGGATCAGGTTTCCCTAACTCACACGTCTCGATCGCATTTAGCCTTATGCCTTTGTCGTAGCAAATTTATTTCGGTATTGATCGGGTTTATCTTGACTCACACATCTCGGGCACATTTGGCCTCGCACTTCTACAATAGCGAATTTACTTTGGTGTCGATTGGGTTTTCCCGACTCATATATCTCGAGCGCATTTGACCTTATACCTCTATCATAGTGAATTTATTTCGTCCCTCTGTCATGGTGGATTTTAAATCTCCTCTTCGCTGTTATGGATTTTGGGTCTTCTCATCATAGTAAGCTTTAAATCTCCCTTCCATCGTGGCGAATTTCAAATCTCCCTTCCACCATGCTAGATTTAAAGTTTTTCCATCATGGTGGGTTTCGACATTCTCTTCACGATAGCAGATTTGCTATGTCATCTCTCCACCGTGGTAGTTTTTAGACTTTCTTGTTGTGGCAGGTTTCAAATCTCTCTTACGTTATGGCAGGTTTCAAATCACTCTTCCGTTGTGGTGGATTTCAAGTCCCCTCTCCATCATGATTGATTTCAAGTTTTTCCGGCATGGCATGTTTCATACCTTCTCTCCAACATGGCAGATTACTTAGTTCTCTCTCCTTCGTGGTGGGTCTTAGACTCTCCTTTCTTGGGATGTGTTTTCGAAGAGACACCACGTCTAATTGCGGGAGGAGAGAAATCAGTCTCTTCCTTATAAAGCTCCTCTTCTCGTAGGGTGGGACTCTACCTTCATATGTGCCTTGAGAGTTTAGAGTTCAGAATCTTAGGAGCTTTTAACTTCACCCCCAAGGTTTAGGAGCATCTCCCCTTTGTCTCGATCGATCATCGAGTCCATTGTTATGACATCGATCTTGCTCTTCTGTTTTAAGTTGGGATATCTCTCATTTCTAAtacaagttcttcatgttcttctaGTTATCAATCGATCGAGGTTCGTGCTCAATCTTCAGGTAGTTTGAGGGTAAAGACAGTTAGGTCCTCTTCGTCAAAAAGGGTTTCTCTGGCTAACTTAAGGGCTTTGAGGGATTTGGAGTTCATGAGAAGTTATCGTTATTGCAATTTAGTGGTGAGCGCACATCTTTTGGATCACTTGAGACTAGATATTTCATCTCGTCTAAGTTTGTCTTGCAAGTTTCTCGACTGAGTCAGCGTTTGTTTGATTCTATTCTTGGGTCTATTTGCTTGTCTTGTGATGCTCTTAAGGTGGGCCTTCAACTTTCTTTCCATCCAATGAAAGTGTTCTACCTTCAATGGTGGGGAATATCACCTTCCCAAATGATGCTTAGCTCATGCTGTTATCTGATAATATTCATTAGGGAATACCGATGTACTGATATTATCCTAACTTGTACCCTCTTTACTACTTGTCCAATTGTGTATGAGGGGTAGTGGCTACTACCTATCTGCTTAGGGAGGTTTCAAGGTCACAGGTGCCCTTTTCCAATAACAAGGGTTGGAAGGAGTGCTTCTTTTTTATGAGGTAAAGTCTTGATTGAGATTTTAGGCTTACTTGGTCGGCATGTAGTATTGATAACATCCTTCCCTTCTTATTGGACAAGGAGGCAGGTTAAGTGCTTTGTATGAGGGATATACTTTCTTCCTATAAGGCAGCCTAAAAGATAAATAAGTGGCTTATCAATATGGGCCTTAGCCTGGCTCCTCGAGGTATAACCCAAACTTCTTATTTCTTTGCTCGATCTTTCATTTTAATCTTCAATCTTATGATTGGGTCCTTTTTGCATACAAGAAACTACATGCCCTAAAAAGGAAGGAACTTGACTCTTCATCGGAGGCTACCAAGCCTTGATCAATCCCGACAACCACCTACAAGCCATTGGTAGAGGAGTTAGATCCACCTTGGTCTGATCGTCATGGTGGCAATGACCGGCCAAAGAAAAGGTGTAAGGTCCTAGCAAAGAGGATTGTGTGCCCTTAAAGAGATGTCACACTCGGAGGTTCGATTCAAGAATCTAAGCCTTTGCCAATATTAGTGCCAATTCCCGTAGAAGGTCGAAGCTCTAGACCAGGCTTGGGAAAGAAAGGGAGCAGGTCAAGGTTGATCTTGGACTTGTGTAGGGGAAGGTACATGCCCTTCACGACCTTGCAAATGGCTGATCTACCAAACCTAACCCTGGAGACACTATTGTAGCCCCGATAGGAAGGTCTGAGGGAGATATAGAAGATGTGGGGCGAAGGCTTAGCAGCGAAGAAGTACTACCATGGGTCTTTGTGTATAGATATAGTGAAATAGCTCTATAATTCCCCTTTGGAGGTCCTTATTGACACTTGTTTTTGGAACAAAGTGGTGGTAAGTGAGGTCGATTATCTGTTCCTTCAGCTTTCCCTCACtaacttattatttttttattcgcaGCATCATCACTAtgtgacatctctctctctctcatccactACTGAGGCGTCAATCGAGGAAGATATgatctctctctcccccttctcATTTGATCACTGTCTCCTTCGCTTCCTTTAGTCGTTCTCCATTAGCATCTCGAGACTCTTGGGTTTGAACCTCTCTTCATCTTTGTTGAATTTTTTCCTGTTTCATCTTATGGATCTCTTTATCTTAAGATGTATGATTGTTAAGTCTTGGTCATGTTTCTGGATTCTTCACATCAAagtgtgttttcttctttttccgaCTAGATTACcaagtttgtgtttaaaggttcgATACAAAGGCAAAAGGATTACACTGCTTAATCTCGGAGGCTGATGACTTCGACCTGGAGGTCGTTCGATGAGTGGTGACTCGGCAAGATCTCAATGATGACAAATCTCAAGGCGGTCGGTAGCTAAGGGATCATGTACTCCTCTAGCGCAAGACGATCGTTGCTGGATATGCAAACCTTATCGGCTTGGCATTCGTTGAAGCCACACGTGATGGTCAGATCGGTAGGCTGCCAATGGGCATGACAACACATGAGATCATGCCTCAAAGAGGTTCTCAATTATGATCTAGTACAACATGTTGCCCTTGTTTGCATCTTGGATGAGAGATCAACTAGTAGTGGACTCCTACCTTCATTCTTCTCTTGTATTATCACAAACTTTCTTCTCTTATATTATCCTAAAGAAGGAAAAATATAACTTCGAACTACTTTTATCTCATATTTGGGAATCCCAGTTTATTAACTCAGAGCATTTAATAGACTAGGTCAAAAAATCTCACTCGTGCATGACACATTGAGAGTGTATTACTTCTACCTTGAAAACATATTACTTTCACCTTAGGAGGACAATACTTTTATCTTGAATCCATCTCAGAGTCCACTCGAAAGcactgtatttttttttttggtcagaaGCTCCTCGAACGTTTTTGTGTACATAGGTCTATATCATATCGAAATAATCAagacatcaataatattttttcttaactatatatataaatatatatatataacacaacgGTGTCGCCCGTAGACGACTCGAAAAAGTCTTACTGGTGCACCGAGACAGTACGCGTCTACTCAGCCGTAGAATCTGCAGACGTCATCCGTCACGATCCTGGCGACTCTACCAAATGTGCACGATGGAAAAGCACAGTGTCTGGTCCCAACTTAAGTCAAGAAGACTTGGGTCCGGACAAATATCGTTTCGCGGGGTATCTTCGTGAGCGTTCATCTCATTTCAAtcatttgcttaattttatcaAATTCGATTAGGTTAGATGAATGATCAGATGGTAAGAAAGGACCGAATCATGTGCATAGAAAATATTTCCTAATGGGCAGGCATGATGGAAGCAATCTTAATGTCAGATGCGTATTCGTGAAGGCTGACTTGGGCCCCACGTTGGTACTCGAATAGGATCTCTGCTACCGATGGGGCCCCCCGCCTGTTGACCAACCATTAGCGACACGACAACGCCCGATCAGTTCCACTGGGATTACGGAAGAGTGCGCAGCAACGATGATTACCTACACAGACAGTGTATTCTTCTCGCTACATTAAGATCATGTAGCCAAATCGATGTCACTCCAATGAGCACGAGAATTAGCCACCGGGATGCTATTTTATGTCATACGAGTCGTATTAAATCGTAACCTTCTCCCCTGCTGGGCGGGCTGTAAAAGGTCCAGTCTTGACTCGGAGGTGGGCATCTCACTCGCCTCTCTATGGCGGAGACTGTTGTCGTTTCTGGGCACCGACAGTAAACAAAAGACACGATCACGGGTGATCTCTGCTCGCTGTACCCTCTCGGTTCATCTCTGTGTCATTGTCCTCCTCTGTGTTCCTTGGATCACGTGGAGTGCAGCTGTCAGGGTGTCGTCGTTAGCGTGCAGGGGCGGTACGATGAACAAGGCAAACAAGGTGTCACAGAAACAGAGGAAACAGAGATCAGTTGTAACCCGGGCCGGCGTCCATGGGGGTGTTCTGCGCCCATGGATGGATTCCCTCGGCCATTGCATCGAGCCCCCTGAAGAAAACCGAAAGAAACCAACGTTGGCTCCCCCCTATCCCCCTTCGCTTTGGTAAATGGAAGAACAGAGCAGTGAGAAGTGCATGTGGGGTGGCAAAAGTTGaaatgaagcgatcaaggagaggGAGGGAAGAAAGCTAAAAGCGCGTCATCATGTCATGGGAGTGGGTACGCGTACGATAAAAGAGGAGGGTGCGTGTCGAGCGTGCACTGGCGAAGGTGGCGTCGATGGTACACTGCCTCACCTTAAAGTCGTCTCTGTCAGGCTTCTCTTCTCTTGTGGCACCCACCGCACCATGGCCGCGCAGTCGCACCCActcgaaaaaaagaaaaaaaagcttgGACTGAAGGCATCATCTGCACACGATGTTTGGACTTGTTTCTCTTCTACTCTTTAGATGCAGGAGAAGTTACACATTAAGGCTTGTGATGGCAGCACATATAATCTTGTGAAGCTATTCGATTTTGTGTGTGGTTTCTTTTGCTTTCTACCATTTATTCTTAACCTCTTGTCTCCCGCAAATGAAAGTCTTCCCAAGTCAAAGCAACAACAAAAAATGAGCAGGCAAAATAAGGCTCTACTCCTCTCACTTGTAGTGGTCCTCACAAACCCAACACACAccttctcttctccttcctctccacTTTTCCTCCTCTCTAGGCACACACAACCACACTCCCGCACGCACGGACACAAATATCGCTCTCTCGACCATCCATGGAGCACCGACGGCCGTCGGCAGACCCGCAGAAGAAAAGCGGGAGGGAGAAGGCGAAGAAGGAGGTGCAGGGGGACGGGGACGAGGAAGGCGAGGAGGTGGCCCCCGGTGGGAGGATTGGGGAAGACAAGAAGCGGAGGCCATGCTCTTCTGCCGCGTCGAAGAGGGGATcgggcggcggcggtggcagcgGGGGCGCGTCTCCTCCTTGCTGCCAGGCCGAGAAGTGCACGGCCGATCTGGCGGAGGCGAAGCGATACTACCGACGGCATAAGGTCTGCGAGGCGCACTCCAAGGCCGCCGTGGTCATCGTCGCCGGCCTGCGACAGAGGTTCTGCCAGCAATGCAGCAGGTTGCCCCTGTTCCATCCTCTGCCTCTACTCCCTTACATGCTCGTGTCCAAAGTTACAATGATTCGAAGGATTAATCTTCGCAATATGAAAAGGATTGCCTTTATGATTCATGGCCATTCGCCTGGTTCCGGAGGCCAAGTTTGATGAGAAGCTTTTCTGCGTCTCGTTTACTTTAGCTCTTCCTGTTGTTGTCATAGAACCGTCGACTCTTTATTGTCGATGCCATGAATTCCTTGTTTTTGTGCCTCTGCTATATAATTATTTAGTACAAactcaattttaaaatttaattattaaatgagGCAGATGAAGAGAAGCATAGTCTAATAGAGAGAGTGCACACTCATCTTGAAATACTGACATCCTTTGGACAAATGTTGTTCATATAGATCCTAACTGGATTTCGCGACATGACATGTCCTTTTATATAGTCCACCACTTGTGTGGAGAACTTGGTATTGATCAGATGTTCTTTGCACACGCAAATCTGATTGTTTCTTGCAGTTCTTCAAATGCATGACTTTGGCTAGTTAGGCCTGCTTGAATCTTTGTTTACTTTTTCGATCGAACATAAATGTCTTTGAAGTACATGTACTAATACATGTATCTGGAAATAAGTAGCGGAGTCACAAGATGAGATGTAGTTACGGATCAGATAAACATGAGCTCGAGAATTAATACTCGATTCGTCGTACACAAAGAAgggtgttttcttctttttctgtatTCAGCAGCATTTTGAGCTATGTTTAGTGTCCGGTGCATAATTCTCTTTGTTTACGGCAGATTCCATGAGTTATCAGAGTTCGATGACTCCAAGAGGAGTTGTCGCCGGCGTTTGGCTGGCCACAACGAGCGGCGCCGGAAGAATACTACTTCGGAGACCCAGGGAGAACGGCTGAAGCCGCTGCAGGCAAGCAGACCAAGGTGGGAGGATTCAGACGAGTGACGCCGGAAACTTCACACGCACAAGCGTTTGCGTATCAGATGAGATACTGCATTCCCCATGAAAGcatgctctctctcttctgtcatgCTATGGCTTTCTTGTGAACCAACAACTGATGTCAGATTTCTCTCTCGTATTATGTCCAGAAAATGCACCATCTCGAAGTTAGTTTAAAGTAAATGTAGATACCATTATGGACGACTTTGTTGAAGTGTGTATATTTTGTCAGTTTACATTAGCATTTGAGCACTTGACGAGCACTTGCATTTGCTTCAAATCTTGTATATGTGGCTCCATATCGGCATATTGTTTCATCGTTTGTTGTTTTACTTCTACTTGGAACCGGTGCAGTTGTCTTTTAATGTTTGTTGTTTTTATATTGAGATTTGTATTCCAAAAATCCGAGATCAAAAATTGATGCGGCGGCTTAGTTCCTCTTCCTTCACTTGTCTTTCTACTTGAACAAAGGAAGAGTCACCATCCTCCATTGCCTTCCCGCCGGCCAGCGtcatcccctttgcctttgcattcACCCTGTCCCATCCTCCATCGAGCACCTCGGTCCCCTCTCCGACCCCTCTGCAGTTGGAGACGTAAATGTAGCGAGGTGTAGCTTAAAGAAGGAGAAAGATCTGAGTTAACCCAAAGGAGAGAGATAGGTAACAAGTGACTCGTAGACGCGCCGTTCTTTAAGCCGTATTTACCTTGCGCGGTCTGTCTGTTGTCAAAGAATCTCTCTCATAGGAGCCCGACGGCCACGTCCATCGTGGCGGTGGCAAATAAGTCGAGGATCAGAGCAGGACGGGGATGGCGGAGTCCAGCGGCCACGACTCCAGCTTGGAGAGAAGGTGCCCGGCGACAGCGACCGGCAAGAACACAAGCTTGGCCTtctccatcctctctctctctctctctctctctctctctctctctctccttggcgCTTGCATAGTGTTTTCCTTAATCGGTCAAAGTCGAAACACTCTGATATGAATTTAAACTACAGGACGAGGTCCACGCACGCATGGAAGAATGCAAACCTCATGTGAGTTACCCTCCTTAAGAAACAGAAGGTTCCTACCAAGCTTTAAATCACtgcttattttatttatttattattcaaaTCAGGCGGAAGAAAGTGATGAGAAACGAAACAAAAGTAAAATGGAATAAATTGGAAAGCCCTCTACAGCTCTTCTACGTAGGGGATACCTACGTACGATGTGCACTGTATCATTGTAGGAGTCCACGCACGCACACATCATACATAGGAAAGGGTCCTCGCTATTGTGTATTTGGTTTTATGGTGTAAAGACATGGAAGGGCGATGAGTTGGAGTCTCATCACCGCACGCGACACTCTGATGATGAGGATTTGACCCCCCTTTCACGGTTTGGATATTTTTCGGATTCTTTCAGCAGCAAACTAGCGCGAGATAAAGGCACCGGGTGGTCGGCGAACCTTGTGTACCATCTAGAGTCCATTCACCGTGATGTGTCAGAATGATGGGAGCCGtcagattatttttctttttggaaCACGAAACCGACAGGCGGCCACAGAGTTATCGGACCTTCTCCGCCACCGTGTCTCGTCTCCTGTTAGGCGTCCATAGGACATGACACGTGGCATGATTTTTAACCGTCGAGACTGTCGGATCCTTTGTCCATTTCACAACACAGCAAAGCAACACGGTTGTCCTTTCTTTTGTCATTAATTGAATACATCACCGAAGCCTaaacaaatatatttttctttagttttcttAGATTAATAAGGCTAGTTGAGTCATCAAGAATCCGCACCTAATAAGCAGTTACTTGTGGATCCGATCCAACTTCCATTACCCTGTCAAATTGCTGTTAGCCAACTTTCCTACATTATCTCAATCCACTCCGAGATCCACCGCTTCGTTCTCCCATCTCGttcccatgcatgcatgcatgcgatgccatgccatgccatgccataCATACGGCCATCTACGCGTCAATACGTACGCGCGTACGAACACCTCCATGCAACGGTAGAGTGAGGATCTCACGCCAAGTGGCGCTCTCCATTCGCGAACCGAGCGCCATGTGTACGGTTTCGGGACGCAAAGGGCGCCACCCACCTACTCTCGTCTCTCTCCTCTCGTCATATACTGCCCACACGGCCCAAACTCGGAGGCGAAGCGCACCATCGCCGGTCAGGTTCGCAATCGCGAGGCATGCATTCGCTTCCCACGTAGTCCCTTTGCGTGCAAGCCGATGCCCTTCTCCTCCGTTTCACTGGTCCTCTTTCATCATCTTCCCCTCGCCTGAGGATTAACCCTTTGGATTTGCTGAAGCAAGTGTAAGCATGGCCAACATCGTATGTGCTGATCAGCGGCACCACCTGTTGTGCGAGAAGAAAGCTCTGTCGGATCTCGACCTGCCTCACAGAAAGCTCCTGCAGCGGCCGCGCCTCTCTGTCCTGCTCCCGGAGGTGGAGGACGACAGCGGCGACGGGGCGGTAGATGAGGTGGTGGACGTGTACTCGAGCGACGAGTTCCGGATGTACGAGTTCAAGGTGCGGCGGTGCATGCGCGGACGGAGCCACGACTGGACTGACTGCCCCTTCGCGCATCCGGGAGAGAAGGCCCGCCGCCGTGACCCCCGGCGATACCACTACTCCGGCGCCGTCTGCCCCGAGTTCCGCCGATCCGGATCGTGCCCCCGGGGGGACGCCTGTGAGCTCGCCCACGGCGTCTTCGAGTGCTGGCTCCATCCGGCGAGGTACCGCACCATGCCGTGCAAGGATGGGCGTCGGTGCCGCCGCAAGATCTGCTTCTTCGCGCATTTCCCGCGGCAGCTTCGTATCCTCCCCTCCCACAAAGATGACGAGACGAACTACTCACAATCCTGCTATGGTTTTTGCTCAGCCAATGACAACTCAGCTGCCGCCTCTGGCTTCTCTCCCACATCGACGCTGATGAGTTTTTCTCCACCCATCTCTCCCTCTGCCGGAGAAATGCACTACGATAGCAAGCAGATGAATTTTGGATTAATCAATAGGTATATTGGTAATAATACGGGTCGTGTTATAGATTATGACGTTGTGTGTGAAGAGTTGATGAATTCGTTGGACGCCATGGAACTTTCGGCATCACCAGCGACCAGTCCTGCCGCTGCCGCACCCACGGACGCCAGGGGTGAGTGGGCGGTGAAAGGCGGCAATAGCAGCAGCAGTATGTGTTGGCCAGATCTGGAATGGGTGAACGAGCTGCTGATGTAGCCGgatgatatatatatagtctTGTTGAATCTTTTATTGTGAAGGTTTGAAATTGTTgagtgggttttttttttttttttttttatctatcaatCTATCTTTATTGTTTATATTTGTATTTCGTGATATGGAGTGTGGAGGTAGGCAGAGACTGTAGAATCCCTTTAGTCTGATAGCCTGTCCTTTTTGTGTTccgaaaagaaagaaataatgtATATATTTGCTCTGCCGGATGATCCAAAGATCCGAATATGTAAGATTGGGTCGAGACATTAGTTAATTTTACTGCACGTGGGTGTTCTCCATCATGGTGCGGGAACCTCACATGCGTTTGGAAAGCTAACTGGTGCTTGGTTTAGGTGAGATGCGATGATAGCGTCCTTAATTCTACGATGTGTGTCCTTTTTCTCACTGCAACGCATCTTATTCGATCGTAAAATATCATTGAAGTAATAGGAACGATAGATGTCGTGGAGGTGACAATTGCGGTGTTGCAAAAATTGATCTCGAGGTCATTGACCTCGATAAAAAGGTCATTGATCTCGATAAAAAGGTCATTGATCTCGATAAAAGGTCATTGATCTCGATTCCGGTTGGAGATAAGTTTTTATATCGGATAAAAgaggaataaaatattttaagaaatattttcttaGGGGATAATCTTTCTAAGACTCTTGTCTACATAGAcgataaaaagagagagagagagttagatTGTCATCGTCTGTTTTGGATTTATGTTCATATGGGTAGACCAATGGGGCAGGTCGTGTCTCGTTAATTTAATTATCACACATAAGTCACTTATTGAATGATAATTGttcgatgatattttttttatattttgtttcCTCAAAGTTGCACCTTGAGAACTCTTCCTGAGAGGTTCGAAAGTATATCTATCAGCTTATTCAACATGTGCATCATCTGTAGATGGAGGAAGGTGCTATTGAGATGTTTGCTTTAGATAATAAAGGATATGGTCAGCTTGCTTAATTTGCTATAGGGATATCAATCATCGTCGCATAATAGCGATATAGAGGTGCCTGTATCGGGAGACGGGAGGTGGGAGCTGGTCATTGTTGACATGCTCCTTTTCCCTCTCCTCTACTCCTAGCTTGGGTAGGATTCTGATCCTATCCTCCTAGAGGCGCTCGAAGAAGGTCGTGGTGGGTTCGCTCTTCAAGGTGACCTATGGGAGGAGTCGAGGTGGCCTCCTCTGTTTGTCGTCAAGGTGACTAGTAATGTCTTAGCCTGATCTACCCAATCTATAGCAGGGATATTGTGATATCCTAACAA
Coding sequences within:
- the LOC103982103 gene encoding squamosa promoter-binding protein 1; translation: MEHRRPSADPQKKSGREKAKKEVQGDGDEEGEEVAPGGRIGEDKKRRPCSSAASKRGSGGGGGSGGASPPCCQAEKCTADLAEAKRYYRRHKVCEAHSKAAVVIVAGLRQRFCQQCSRFHELSEFDDSKRSCRRRLAGHNERRRKNTTSETQGERLKPLQASRPRWEDSDE
- the LOC103982102 gene encoding zinc finger CCCH domain-containing protein 2-like, whose product is MANIVCADQRHHLLCEKKALSDLDLPHRKLLQRPRLSVLLPEVEDDSGDGAVDEVVDVYSSDEFRMYEFKVRRCMRGRSHDWTDCPFAHPGEKARRRDPRRYHYSGAVCPEFRRSGSCPRGDACELAHGVFECWLHPARYRTMPCKDGRRCRRKICFFAHFPRQLRILPSHKDDETNYSQSCYGFCSANDNSAAASGFSPTSTLMSFSPPISPSAGEMHYDSKQMNFGLINRYIGNNTGRVIDYDVVCEELMNSLDAMELSASPATSPAAAAPTDARGEWAVKGGNSSSSMCWPDLEWVNELLM